The sequence below is a genomic window from Ignavibacteriales bacterium.
GGGTATAAAAGTTTCAAAACTGAATATGGTAATGTTGGGACATTGATCTGCTGGGATCAGTGGTATCCTGAAGGCGCGAGATTGACAGCACTGCAGGGTTCAGATATTATTTTTTATCCAACAGCAATTGGCTGGCATCCTCACGAAAAAGCTGAACATGGAAAAGCCCAGTTCGAATCGTGGCAAACCATCCAGCGTTCACATGCTATCGCTAACGGAGTATTTGTAGCCGCAGTTAACAGGGTCGGGCTTGAAAAAGAAAATCCATCATCACCGGGACTAGAATTCTGGGGCTCATCATTTATCGCCGATCCACAAGGCATTATCATTGCACAGGCATCCGCTGACAAAGAAGAAATTGTTTTTGCCGATATTGATTTAAACAGGATTGAATACATCCGAAGGAACTGGCCTTTTTTACGTGACAGAAGGATAGAAACTTACGGACAAATTAAGGAAAGATTTATAGATCAAAAAAAATCCTGATTCCATAAGATGAAATCAGGATTTAGTATTAATTACAAAATAAATTTATTCAGGCTTTACCTTTGCTTCTTCAAGAAGCACAGCGTAAGAATAACCTGAACCAAAATCTTTATTCACAGTAACTTTTCCTTCAGCAACAACAACCTGACCTACTTCTACCTCATCATTACTCGTTACCATCAGATCAAAATTACCCTGAGCACCGGTTCCATCCTGAAGGTGAATCCAGTTGCGGTTCATTATCTGTGAATTTACTTTTACAACAACACCTTTAACTTTAACAATTTTTCCAGAGAGTGATTCTTTTTCCGAAAATATTTTTTCAATTGTGTAACCGTCAGCAAGCGGCTCAACTTTTATATTTTCTTTCGTCGCAGATCCCACAACTGAATGCACATTTGATAATTGTTCTTTGTTTACCTGAGGTATACGGGATATATCTTCGACAAACAAAACTGATTCAAAAGTTTTATTGAGTGTTTCGCTTTTAAAATCTTTCATCTCCATACTTTTTGTAAAGTAAAGTGTTTCTCCTTCTTTCACTTCCATCTGAGGTACGGCTATCCAGAATTTCTGTCCATTCTCTTCAACATTCAGATAAGTATAGTTGGAAGCATCTAATTTTTCCGTGACAGTAACTGCTCTTGTTCCTGGTTTAGTGTTCTGGTTTATGTTTTCCGTCTGTTCTTTATTCTCGCATCCTGTTATCAGAAATAGTACTATTGCAAAATAAAATAGCTTTTTCATCCTTTTCCTTAATTGTTATTTATTCCCGGTAAATATACAGAATAGAAATAATATTCTTCATCCTGAAATTCAGATTCATTCAAGATATATTTTTTATGCACTAGCGTAGAATCATTTCTAACTGTTTTTTTTGTTCCATTGAATGAAGAAGATTCTTAATTTGAATATCAAAATTATCAGACAATTATAGAATTATACCGGCAGTAATATGAAATCTTTATACATCTTCTTTTTAGTAATGCTTCTTACGAACATGATATTCCCGCAGGATCTTCCTCATAAAATGAGTGAAACTGAAGAATACCTGATGCGGACTTATCAGCATCCTATTCCTGAAACGGACTGGATAACACCTCCTGTCAAACCTGTAAGAACTATGGCTGAATGGGAAGAGTTAAGCGGAGTTATTGTTACATGGACTTCTTACCAGAGTATATTAAGACAAATAGTAGATTATGCACAGGAAGAATGCATCGTCTATATAGTTTGCACTGATTCAAATTCTGTCCGCAGTTATTTGACAAGCGGAGGAGTTCCGCTAAGTAATCTGAAATTTATTTTAGCTTCATATAATTCAATATGGGTAAGGGACTATGGTCCGTGGTGTGTTTACTCGGATGATGCAGACAGCATGTACATTGTAGACTGGATTTACAATCGTCCCCGTCCCCAGGATGACTTGATTCCATCAGTGTTTGCTGCGAATAAAAATTATCCTTTGTACCAGATGACTGTCGCGCCAAATGATGTGGTTGCTACTGGCGGAAATTTTATGACAGACGGACTTGGTACAGCGTTTTCTTCAAATTTAATTTTGAACGAGAACCCAA
It includes:
- a CDS encoding carbon-nitrogen hydrolase, which encodes MSSKKNNRKQNSIPVALIQIALSKNPDSNLKKAIDWIIKSAKTGAKVICLPELYRSQYFCQKEDIKYFDLAETIPGPSTVEIGKIAKKLKVVVIVPIFEKRAAGLYHNSLVIINSDGNVTGLYRKMHIPDDPAFYEKFYFTPGDLGYKSFKTEYGNVGTLICWDQWYPEGARLTALQGSDIIFYPTAIGWHPHEKAEHGKAQFESWQTIQRSHAIANGVFVAAVNRVGLEKENPSSPGLEFWGSSFIADPQGIIIAQASADKEEIVFADIDLNRIEYIRRNWPFLRDRRIETYGQIKERFIDQKKS
- a CDS encoding SH3-like domain-containing protein, which codes for MKKLFYFAIVLFLITGCENKEQTENINQNTKPGTRAVTVTEKLDASNYTYLNVEENGQKFWIAVPQMEVKEGETLYFTKSMEMKDFKSETLNKTFESVLFVEDISRIPQVNKEQLSNVHSVVGSATKENIKVEPLADGYTIEKIFSEKESLSGKIVKVKGVVVKVNSQIMNRNWIHLQDGTGAQGNFDLMVTSNDEVEVGQVVVAEGKVTVNKDFGSGYSYAVLLEEAKVKPE